The Chryseobacterium shigense genome segment ATATCTAAAATACCAACAGTCAACACCAAGCCGTGTCCGGAAATTCATTGGAAATCAAATTCAAAATTCATAATTGACAACTCACTAAAAATGCCTAAATTTGTACGCTTTTAGAAAAATAAGAAATGCAATTATCAGAACAAGAAATCATTAGAAGAGAAAAGCTGAACAAGCTTACTGAAATGGGAATTAATGCATTCCCGGCGGAGGAGTATACTATTACAGATACTACGGAATCTATAAAACAGGATTTTGCTGAGAATAAACAGGTGAAGATCGCTGGTAGATTAATGTCCCGCAGAATTCAGGGAAAGGCTTCTTTTGCTGAATTGCAGGATTCTAAAGGTAAGATCCAGGTTTATTTTAACAGGGATGAGATCTGTCCGGGTGAAGATAAAGAGCTTTATAATGAAGTGTACAAGCACCTTTTGGATATCGGAGATATTATCGGTATTGAGGGGACTTTATTCACTACTCAGGTAGGGGAAATGACTATTCTGGTAAAGAATTTTACGCTTCTTACCAAAGCTTTACGTCCGCTTCCTCAACCAAGAACAGATGAAAATGGAGTTGTACATGATGGATTTAATGATCCTGAACTGAGATACAGACAGCGTTATGTAGATTTAACGGTTAATCCGCAGGTAAAAGAGATCTTCGTAAAAAGAACAAAAATGTTCAATGCGATGAGAACTTTCTTCAACGATGCCGGATATTTTGAGGTAGAAACACCAATTTTGCAGTCGATTCCCGGTGGAGCCGCGGCAAAACCGTTTATCACCCATCACAATGCTTTAGATATTCCGTTATATTTAAGAATTGCCAATGAATTATATCTTAAAAGACTGATTGTCGGTGGTTTTGACGGTGTTTATGAGTTCTCTAAAAACTTCAGAAATGAAGGAATGGACAGAACCCATAATCCTGAATTTACAGCAATGGAGATCTATGTAGCCTACAAAGATTACAATTGGATGATGGATTTCACAGAAAAACTTCTGGAATTCTGTGCTACACAGGTAAACGGAAGTTCTGAATCCACATTCGGAGAACATACAATTAACTGGAAAGCTCCTTATCCGAGAGTTTCCATGACAGAAGCGATCCAGAAATATACAGGTTTCGATATCACAGGAAAAACAGAACAGGAATTATTCGATTTTGCCAAATCTATCGGAATTGATGTGAATGAGACAATGGGTAAAGGAAAATTAATTGATGAGATCTTCGGGGAAAAATGTGAAGGAAACTTCATCCAGCCGACCTTCATCACGGATTATCCGATTGAAATGTCTCCACTGACAAAGAAACACAGAAACAAAGAAGGCTTAACAGAGCGTTTCGAATTAATGGTTTGTGGAAAAGAAATTGCAAACGCTTATTCCGAGCTTAATGATCCAATTGACCAGAGAGAACGTTTTGAATCTCAAATGGCCTTATCTGAAAGAGGAGATGATGAAGCAATGTTCATCGATCAGGATTTCTTAAGAGCATTGGAATACGGTATGCCACCAACTTCCGGATTAGGAATCGGTATGGACAGACTTATTATGTTCTTAACGAATAATGCTTCTATTCAGGAAGTACTATTCTTTCCTCAGATGAGACCGGAAAAAACTGTTCCACAGATTGAATTGGGAGAGGATGAAAAAGTGATCCTTGAAATCCTTAATTCTCAGGAAGAAGCGATGGCTTTGACTGAAGTAAAAGACAGAAGCCAGTTATCCGGTAAGAAATGGGATAAAGCTTCCAAAACTTTGACTAAAAATAATCTGGTGAAGGTGGAGAAGATTGACGAGAATCTTTTGATGAAGTTAGCATAACTTTATTGATATATAAATAAAAAAAGACTGCTAAAAAGCAGTCTTTTTTGTTTGAACTTTACTTTCTCTGCCTGCTAAACGAAGCCATCAGATAAAACAAAAACGGAAGAATAAACAACGAACCCAACATCAAAGCCCAGCCGAGTGCTGCTATTGTCTTTTCAGGTGCCATATGTTCCAGTAATGAAAGATGCTGTCCATTTCCCAGTAAAATAATATCCGGATTATGCTGATAAGTAGCTGCCACAAGGATCATCACCATCTGAAATCCCGCCAGTGCACGCACCGGAAGCAGCTTTCGTTGATTCATAGCTCGAAGTATGAGCAATAAAGCTATAGTAGCAAAAACAATAGCCATAATTCCCAAAGGCTTTGAAAATACCCACATCAAAAGAGGAATATCTGAGATATAGGCCGTTACAAATACCAATATTCCGGTAATTACTACAAAAATCATAGTCTGCTGGGATTTTCTGATCATCAGGGTCAGATCAGCTTTATCCCGGGTTTCCCTTAATGAAAATATAGAGGCTAAATAAGCACAAAGCGAAACTGTAAACAGGCCTACGGAAACACCAAACCAGTTCAGCCAGCTGAAAATATATAAATCTAAAAATCCAATCGCATCAGGATTTATGGAATGTGAGACAGTTGCAGCAGCAATCAATCCTAAGAAAAATGGCGTTAACAGGCTGGCATAATAAAATACCTGTGTGTATAAAACCTGCATATTGTCTTTTACAGCATCATAATGCCTGAATGTAAAAGCGGTTCCTCTTGCAATAATTCCTACAAGCATCAGAACCAAAGGAATATGAAGGTAGGTTGACATTGTTGTATAAATCTCAGGAAATCCCACAAAAAGAATAACGATTGCAATGATGAGCCACATATGATTGGCTTCCCATACCGGAGCAATGGATTCATACATAATCTCTTTTGTCTTATGACGGGCCTTTTTATGGGTAAAAAGCTCTACAATTCCAGCCCCGAAATCAGCTCCGCCCAAAATAATATAAAGGCAGATGGAAAGCCATAAAAAACCTATAACAATGTAGATCATGATTTCTTGTTTTTATCGTTAAACTGAGCATCTGTAGGGTCATAAAGCTTTGGTACCATCTTGATCTGTCTTCTCAAAAGGAAAATGATAATTAAAGATAATGATACGAAAATTGCGGTAAAGAAGTAAAAAGAATACTGTATTCCCGGCATTGGTGTTACCGCATCTGCTGTCCTCATAATTCCATAGATGATCCAGGGCTGTCTTCCCACTTCGGTAACTGTCCACCCGGCTTCCAGAGCTATGTACCCGAAAGGTGTCGCAATTAAAAATGTTTTTAAAAACCAGTTTTTGTCCAGCCATTCCTTTTTAAAGAAGAAAGAGTAGAGGTATACCGCCCCGATGCAGATCATTACAACGCCGAAAAAAATCATGATTTGGAAAGCATAATGAACAACAGCTATCGGAGGCCATTCATCCCGTGGAAAATCATTTAAGCCCTTTACTTCAGAATTAAAATCATTGCTTACCAGGAAGCTTAACACTTTTGGAATTTTAACGGCATATTTTACTTCCCCTTTTTCCTCATCAGGAATGCCTCCCAATACAAATGATGCTCCTTTTTCAGTTTCAAAATGAG includes the following:
- a CDS encoding cytochrome d ubiquinol oxidase subunit II, whose protein sequence is MIYIVIGFLWLSICLYIILGGADFGAGIVELFTHKKARHKTKEIMYESIAPVWEANHMWLIIAIVILFVGFPEIYTTMSTYLHIPLVLMLVGIIARGTAFTFRHYDAVKDNMQVLYTQVFYYASLLTPFFLGLIAAATVSHSINPDAIGFLDLYIFSWLNWFGVSVGLFTVSLCAYLASIFSLRETRDKADLTLMIRKSQQTMIFVVITGILVFVTAYISDIPLLMWVFSKPLGIMAIVFATIALLLILRAMNQRKLLPVRALAGFQMVMILVAATYQHNPDIILLGNGQHLSLLEHMAPEKTIAALGWALMLGSLFILPFLFYLMASFSRQRK
- the lysS gene encoding lysine--tRNA ligase; the encoded protein is MQLSEQEIIRREKLNKLTEMGINAFPAEEYTITDTTESIKQDFAENKQVKIAGRLMSRRIQGKASFAELQDSKGKIQVYFNRDEICPGEDKELYNEVYKHLLDIGDIIGIEGTLFTTQVGEMTILVKNFTLLTKALRPLPQPRTDENGVVHDGFNDPELRYRQRYVDLTVNPQVKEIFVKRTKMFNAMRTFFNDAGYFEVETPILQSIPGGAAAKPFITHHNALDIPLYLRIANELYLKRLIVGGFDGVYEFSKNFRNEGMDRTHNPEFTAMEIYVAYKDYNWMMDFTEKLLEFCATQVNGSSESTFGEHTINWKAPYPRVSMTEAIQKYTGFDITGKTEQELFDFAKSIGIDVNETMGKGKLIDEIFGEKCEGNFIQPTFITDYPIEMSPLTKKHRNKEGLTERFELMVCGKEIANAYSELNDPIDQRERFESQMALSERGDDEAMFIDQDFLRALEYGMPPTSGLGIGMDRLIMFLTNNASIQEVLFFPQMRPEKTVPQIELGEDEKVILEILNSQEEAMALTEVKDRSQLSGKKWDKASKTLTKNNLVKVEKIDENLLMKLA